The following proteins are co-located in the Methylomonas sp. 11b genome:
- a CDS encoding LysR family transcriptional regulator, whose protein sequence is MDFNIDKCNIKTMDIDQIRTFLSVAANGSFLEAANRLYVTQSTVSTRIQRLEAYLGVTLFVRNRSGATLTLPGRRFLRHAKSLLLTLEQARHDIGLPSRFRGSISIGARIALCETLLPEWIGAIRQAMPDISIRSDIGFEEDLMRSLVEGALDIGLMYTPQHSPGLQIEHLFDETLVLLTTDPKQPWPNDDYIYVDWAPGFYAQHSNSYPNLERPAQVVNIGWMAVQLILAQGRGSSFLPVRLAEPLLQAGKLFPVADSPQFKLPAYMVSQRDNDAPVLQQVLAQIRALATLERQKAYTLPDQSKVADAT, encoded by the coding sequence TTGGACTTTAATATCGACAAATGCAATATTAAAACCATGGACATCGATCAAATCAGAACCTTTTTAAGCGTCGCGGCTAACGGCAGTTTTTTGGAAGCCGCCAATCGCCTGTACGTGACGCAATCCACCGTCAGCACCCGCATCCAGCGCCTGGAAGCCTATTTGGGCGTCACGTTGTTTGTCCGCAATCGCTCCGGTGCAACTTTGACCTTGCCGGGCCGGCGTTTTTTGCGGCATGCCAAATCCTTGCTATTAACACTGGAACAAGCCCGGCACGACATTGGCCTGCCCAGCCGGTTTCGCGGCAGCATCAGCATTGGGGCGCGGATTGCCTTGTGCGAAACCTTGTTGCCGGAATGGATAGGCGCGATAAGACAGGCTATGCCGGATATTTCCATCCGTAGCGATATCGGTTTTGAAGAAGACTTGATGCGCAGTTTGGTGGAAGGCGCATTGGACATCGGCTTGATGTACACCCCCCAGCACAGCCCTGGCCTGCAAATCGAACATTTATTCGATGAAACATTGGTGCTGTTGACCACCGATCCCAAACAGCCCTGGCCAAACGACGATTACATTTATGTCGATTGGGCACCCGGGTTTTACGCCCAGCACAGCAATAGTTACCCCAATCTGGAACGGCCGGCCCAGGTGGTCAATATCGGCTGGATGGCGGTACAGCTGATTCTGGCACAAGGCCGTGGATCGAGCTTCCTGCCGGTGCGCCTGGCCGAACCACTGCTGCAAGCCGGCAAACTGTTTCCGGTCGCCGACAGCCCGCAATTCAAATTACCGGCGTATATGGTGTCGCAGCGCGATAACGATGCGCCGGTTTTGCAGCAGGTGCTGGCTCAGATCCGCGCCTTAGCGACCCTGGAGCGGCAAAAGGCTTATACGCTGCCCGATCAATCCAAGGTTGCCGACGCCACATGA
- a CDS encoding DHA2 family efflux MFS transporter permease subunit has product MSVVYQKRLRGWRFTLFNLCLGFGHALVIFNAGAYIAMLPRVAGGLGVPPSFATWTQTDYMIALALAFPVGGWLARRFGEYRPFVAAFMAFTVASFICAYCTGFYSYLAGRILLGFAGGLTLPLGQALLLKEYPDQRKSLGIGVWSIFTLTPFTFGPPLGGWIADNLGWRWLFWLNIPAALAIAGIVGALLYRRGHRLSWQRFDSVGFILLAMLVFGLQTLLNQGNDWDWTHSAYIEGLIALIGVTLIYWVVWELNVRRPFLDIRLFAQRNFAIGVFILFTGFLCFQGLLSLLIVQLQLAFGYSSWEAGLVFLPMAILAKPMASVFHEIVKRCDARLLASANLLGFAATYFWLSRFDDPDAFAQLFWPKLLEGACLGSFFVPMTALLLHGLPAERQWRALELANLLRIAAGAIGIAVQGIVLYRRVPQHLTRFAENHGAFELADHPALAALNSLGFAETAALAKYAKLAGRDAVLHGMNDAFWLAGCLFVGMAALVWFAHPTRTPVKVSVEQALRRETQELLAEEA; this is encoded by the coding sequence ATGAGCGTTGTCTATCAAAAACGCCTGCGCGGCTGGCGTTTTACGCTGTTTAATCTGTGTCTGGGTTTCGGGCATGCGCTGGTGATCTTCAATGCCGGCGCTTATATCGCCATGCTGCCCAGAGTAGCCGGCGGCTTGGGCGTGCCGCCCAGTTTTGCGACCTGGACCCAGACCGATTATATGATAGCGCTGGCGCTGGCATTTCCGGTGGGCGGCTGGTTGGCGCGGCGCTTCGGCGAATACCGGCCCTTCGTCGCGGCCTTCATGGCTTTTACCGTGGCTTCTTTCATCTGCGCCTATTGCACTGGTTTTTATAGCTATCTGGCCGGGCGCATTTTGCTGGGATTTGCCGGCGGTTTGACGCTGCCCTTGGGGCAGGCCTTGTTGCTTAAGGAATATCCCGATCAACGTAAATCGCTCGGCATCGGCGTCTGGAGCATATTCACTCTGACACCGTTTACCTTCGGCCCACCCCTGGGCGGCTGGATAGCCGACAACCTCGGCTGGCGTTGGTTGTTTTGGCTCAACATCCCAGCGGCATTGGCGATTGCCGGCATCGTCGGCGCGCTATTGTATCGGCGCGGTCATCGACTATCCTGGCAGCGTTTCGATAGCGTCGGCTTTATCTTGTTGGCGATGCTGGTGTTTGGTTTACAAACTTTGTTGAATCAGGGCAACGATTGGGATTGGACCCACTCGGCCTATATCGAGGGCTTAATCGCGTTGATAGGCGTCACGCTGATTTACTGGGTAGTGTGGGAATTGAACGTGCGCCGGCCATTTCTGGATATTCGCCTATTCGCCCAGCGCAATTTCGCCATCGGCGTCTTCATTTTATTCACCGGTTTTCTGTGTTTTCAAGGCTTGTTGTCTTTGTTAATCGTACAGTTACAACTGGCTTTCGGTTACTCGTCCTGGGAAGCCGGTTTGGTATTTCTGCCGATGGCCATCTTGGCCAAACCGATGGCCAGCGTCTTTCACGAGATCGTCAAACGCTGCGATGCCCGGCTGTTAGCCAGTGCCAATTTACTGGGATTTGCCGCCACCTATTTCTGGTTGAGCCGTTTCGACGATCCGGATGCGTTTGCGCAATTGTTCTGGCCAAAATTGCTGGAAGGCGCCTGCCTGGGCAGTTTTTTCGTTCCGATGACCGCTTTACTGCTGCACGGCCTGCCAGCCGAGCGGCAATGGCGGGCACTGGAGCTGGCGAATCTGTTGCGAATAGCCGCCGGGGCAATCGGCATTGCCGTACAAGGCATCGTGTTGTACCGGCGGGTGCCGCAGCATCTGACGCGCTTTGCCGAAAATCATGGCGCGTTTGAACTGGCTGATCATCCCGCGCTGGCTGCACTGAATTCGTTGGGGTTCGCCGAGACGGCGGCTTTGGCCAAATATGCCAAGCTAGCCGGCCGAGATGCGGTACTGCATGGCATGAACGATGCCTTTTGGTTGGCAGGTTGCCTGTTTGTCGGCATGGCGGCGCTGGTCTGGTTTGCGCACCCGACTCGCACGCCGGTGAAAGTTAGTGTCGAGCAGGCGTTGCGCCGGGAAACTCAGGAATTGCTCGCGGAGGAAGCCTGA
- a CDS encoding efflux transporter outer membrane subunit has translation MSARRLIALTLVASFSAGCARFGDEETPRASLLPMPEMTNTVAVARGSFPSSDVWPAQDWWTRFASPELQRLIMTALADNPDFKATAARLRQSQAMVDAQAAELYPTVDANVSFSAQRFSANSVQAKLAGENFRQMLINPLILRYHLDFWGRDAAALQGAVGRSLAVAAELADARLLLAATVAKAYFELLAASEKQDIAARIVAERQALLRFEQTRLATGLAADAPILQARIALANAEQGLAAARADVELNKNLLAALAGKGADWGGGIVIEPGEVDQALTLPVDLPLHLLAHRPDISAARLHAEAAAEEIKVAEMAFYPDVNLVAFTGLHSVSLSDVLLQGSSLAYAVGPSIEFPIFEGGRLRANLNYQQSAYDAAVERYNRSLVHAVQEVADALSRWRELDERLVAQRQSLADALAADKLADSLRSHGLSDRAAPSLAKLEVYQQQFRLAALVGERHKAEINIIKALGGGYSDTKPAMP, from the coding sequence ATGTCTGCCCGCAGACTGATTGCGTTAACCTTGGTGGCGAGCTTTTCAGCAGGCTGCGCCCGGTTCGGCGATGAAGAAACTCCGCGCGCCAGCCTATTACCAATGCCCGAAATGACAAACACCGTCGCTGTCGCCCGCGGTAGTTTCCCAAGCAGCGATGTCTGGCCGGCGCAGGATTGGTGGACGCGCTTCGCCAGCCCGGAATTGCAGCGCTTGATAATGACCGCGCTCGCCGATAATCCGGATTTCAAAGCCACCGCAGCGCGGCTGCGGCAGTCGCAGGCGATGGTCGATGCCCAGGCGGCCGAACTGTATCCGACGGTTGATGCCAATGTCAGCTTCTCGGCGCAACGATTCTCGGCGAACAGCGTGCAAGCCAAGCTGGCCGGCGAAAACTTTCGGCAAATGCTGATTAATCCCCTGATCTTGCGGTATCACCTGGACTTTTGGGGGCGCGATGCGGCGGCCCTGCAAGGCGCGGTCGGTCGGTCGCTGGCGGTCGCGGCTGAACTGGCCGATGCGCGGCTATTGTTGGCGGCTACCGTGGCCAAGGCTTATTTCGAGTTGCTGGCCGCCAGCGAAAAGCAGGACATCGCCGCGCGTATCGTCGCCGAGCGCCAAGCGTTGTTGAGGTTCGAACAAACGCGTCTGGCGACCGGTTTGGCCGCCGACGCACCAATATTGCAGGCCCGAATTGCCCTTGCTAACGCCGAGCAAGGTTTGGCTGCGGCACGCGCCGATGTGGAATTAAATAAAAATCTGTTGGCGGCGCTGGCCGGAAAGGGTGCGGATTGGGGGGGCGGCATCGTTATCGAACCAGGTGAGGTTGACCAGGCGTTAACCCTACCGGTGGATTTGCCTTTGCATTTATTGGCGCATCGTCCCGATATTAGCGCGGCACGTTTGCATGCCGAGGCGGCAGCCGAGGAAATCAAGGTGGCCGAGATGGCGTTTTACCCGGATGTCAATTTGGTGGCCTTCACCGGTTTACATAGCGTCAGCTTGAGCGATGTGTTGTTGCAAGGTTCCAGCTTGGCTTATGCGGTCGGGCCGTCAATAGAGTTTCCGATTTTCGAAGGCGGCCGCTTGCGTGCCAATTTGAATTATCAGCAGTCTGCTTATGACGCGGCGGTCGAGCGCTATAACCGCAGCTTGGTGCATGCGGTGCAGGAGGTGGCGGATGCGCTGAGCCGCTGGCGCGAACTGGATGAGCGCCTGGTGGCCCAGAGGCAAAGCCTGGCCGACGCATTAGCCGCTGACAAGCTGGCCGACAGTTTACGCAGTCATGGCTTGTCTGACCGCGCCGCGCCGAGTCTGGCCAAATTGGAGGTCTACCAACAACAGTTTCGCTTGGCGGCTCTGGTGGGCGAACGCCACAAAGCCGAGATCAATATTATCAAGGCGCTGGGCGGCGGCTACAGCGACACTAAACCTGCAATGCCATGA